A single Nicotiana tabacum cultivar K326 chromosome 5, ASM71507v2, whole genome shotgun sequence DNA region contains:
- the LOC107795285 gene encoding syntaxin-132-like, with protein sequence MNDLLNDDFDTFEAPRHQNDRNGDIEMGTQRAMNSGELGLDDFFKKVQQIEKQYEKLNGLLQKLQDAHEESKAVTKAAAMKAIKQRMEKDVDEVGKIARLIKLKIEELDKENLANRNKPGCGKGSAVDRSRTATTVSLKKKFKDKMAEFQTLRENIHHEYREVVERRVFTVTGNRADEETIDRLIETGDSEQIFQKAIQQQGRGQIMGTLAEIQERHDAVRELERKLLELQQIFLDIAVLVDAQGDMLDNIESQVSTAVDHVQSGNTALQKAKKLQRNSRKWMCFAIIILLIIVAIIVVGVIKPWSSNKGA encoded by the exons ATGAACGACCTTTTAAAT GATGATTTTGATACTTTCGAGGCCCCTAGGCATCAAAATGATAGAAATGGAGATATTGAAATGGGAACACAAAGAGCAATGAATTCCGGGGAGCTAGGCCTCGATGATTTCTTTAAAAAG GTTCAACAAATTGAGAAACAATATGAAAAACTGAACGGACTACTCCAGAAACTTCAG GATGCTCATGAGGAATCAAAGGCTGTTACAAAAGCTGCTGCTATGAAAG CAATTAAGCAGCGAATGGAAAAAGATGTCGATGAAGTCGGAAAAATAGCTCGATTAATCAAATTAAAAATTGAGGAACTTGATAAAGAA AATCTAGCCAATAGAAACAAGCCGGGATGTGGTAAAGGATCAGCTGTTGACAGATCAAGAACAGCTACAACCGT TTCCTTGAAAAAGAAGTTCAAAGATAAGATGGCCGAGTTTCAG ACTTTAAGAGAAAACATCCACCATGAATACCGTGAGGTTGTTGAAAGGCGAGTATTCACAG TGACGGGTAATCGAGCTGATGAAGAA ACAATTGATAGATTGATAGAGACTGGGGATAGTGAACAAATATTCCAGAAAGCTATTCAGCAACAAGGGCGAGGACAG ATAATGGGCACTCTAGCTGAAATTCAAGAGCGCCATGATGCAGTCAGAGAATTAGAGAGAAAGCTTCTTGAGTTGCAACAG ATATTCTTGGACATAGCAGTGCTGGTTGATGCTCAAGGAGACATGCTTGATAATATAGAATCACAG GTTTCAACTGCTGTAGACCATGTGCAATCAGGGAATACTGCTTTACAAAAGGCGAAGAAACTACAAAGGAATTCCAGAAAATGGATGTGCTTTGCCATCATTATCCTCCTCATTATTGTTGCAATCATCGTCGTTGGCGTGATTAAACCATGGAGCAGTAACAAGGGTGCTTAA